A window of the Candidatus Margulisiibacteriota bacterium genome harbors these coding sequences:
- a CDS encoding recombinase family protein, translated as MEDKFKVALYIRVSTERQANEGDSLEEQEKELKKFCDFRNYQILNIYIERGKSGGNTNRPEYQKLIKDIEKQKIKAVIVKKLDRLSRSLMDFENLMNLMNKKEVEFISIKENFDTTTAMGKAMLRVALVFAQLEREQTSERISDVMGHRASLGLFNGGRRIYGYSIIEKELVPYPKEKQILEVIFQKFLETHSTCAVANFLNENNLKNRDNKPWDMRQIYSLLQQKAYIGKVIWNNQVYNGIHQPLISKITFEKVQEIIQTKNYRKSIYPNSLLLAKKVYCLWCGSPLTPSHTINKQKKKYFYYRCTGSK; from the coding sequence ATGGAAGATAAATTCAAAGTAGCTTTATACATCCGAGTATCAACAGAGCGTCAGGCTAATGAAGGGGATTCTTTGGAAGAACAAGAAAAGGAGCTAAAGAAGTTTTGTGATTTCCGTAATTATCAGATACTTAACATCTATATTGAACGTGGCAAATCTGGCGGGAATACCAACCGTCCAGAATACCAGAAGTTAATAAAGGATATAGAAAAACAGAAAATCAAAGCAGTCATAGTCAAAAAGCTAGACCGGCTGAGCCGGTCTTTAATGGATTTTGAAAACCTCATGAACCTAATGAATAAAAAAGAAGTTGAGTTTATTAGCATCAAAGAAAACTTCGACACAACAACAGCTATGGGTAAAGCCATGCTCCGTGTAGCTCTGGTTTTTGCCCAATTGGAACGGGAACAAACTTCAGAACGCATATCAGATGTCATGGGTCACAGAGCTAGCCTAGGGTTATTTAATGGTGGTCGCAGAATATATGGCTATTCCATTATTGAAAAGGAATTAGTCCCATACCCTAAAGAAAAACAGATTCTAGAAGTAATCTTTCAGAAATTCCTAGAAACCCATTCCACTTGTGCAGTTGCTAATTTCTTAAATGAAAATAACCTTAAAAATAGAGATAATAAACCATGGGATATGCGACAAATATATAGTTTACTTCAACAAAAAGCATATATAGGTAAAGTCATCTGGAACAACCAAGTTTATAACGGTATCCATCAACCCCTTATTTCTAAAATTACTTTTGAGAAAGTACAGGAAATAATCCAAACAAAAAATTACAGAAAAAGCATCTATCCCAATTCTCTCTTGCTAGCTAAAAAAGTTTATTGTTTATGGTGTGGCTCCCCCCTTACCCCCAGCCACACCATAAACAAACAGAAGAAAAAGTATTTCTATTACAGATGTACAGGTTCTAAAA
- a CDS encoding DNA-processing protein DprA — protein MEVRLQVRKHIGVIGSRSLPSSQSGLVGSVVEDLLKRKCHIASGGAIGADEYCLSQLVHVGESSKGTLYSPWSTYEGFPVKVRALTRQFKQYGGSVIWGSLQGKEEYSIVRTGLLQRNMRLIEAVSGIVAFLHGESKGSLFTIRKALAGQLPVVIFCSECSLPEFPNIKWKPLRCGGCWEGAYKAVYLK, from the coding sequence ATGGAAGTTAGGTTACAAGTCAGAAAACATATCGGGGTTATAGGTTCTAGGTCGTTACCATCCAGCCAGTCTGGCTTGGTTGGTTCAGTTGTGGAAGACCTGCTTAAACGCAAATGCCATATAGCCAGTGGCGGTGCTATTGGTGCAGACGAGTATTGTCTTAGCCAGTTAGTCCATGTTGGCGAGAGTAGCAAAGGCACCCTGTACAGTCCTTGGAGTACCTATGAGGGTTTTCCAGTCAAAGTCCGTGCACTCACTAGGCAGTTCAAGCAGTACGGTGGTTCAGTTATCTGGGGAAGTCTACAAGGGAAGGAAGAATATTCCATAGTTCGCACTGGGCTGTTACAACGTAACATGCGGTTAATCGAGGCTGTATCTGGCATAGTTGCCTTTTTGCATGGCGAGAGCAAGGGAAGTTTGTTCACTATCCGCAAGGCACTTGCTGGTCAGTTGCCTGTGGTTATCTTCTGTTCAGAATGTTCACTTCCAGAATTCCCAAATATCAAATGGAAGCCACTTAGGTGTGGCGGTTGCTGGGAAGGCGCATATAAAGCCGTCTACCTTAAGTAG